The Nitrospira sp. sequence AAGGATGTCCCGAATCCTGCCCGCATCGACTGACCGCGGGGATGCGCTGAACCGGGAGCCTCTACGCGAGGACCTTGTTCCCATGCGACGTGAGAAGAGCCACGCGTGCCCGTGAAGAGATCGACGGCCGCCGCACCCTCTGTACCCGACATTCATACCAAGGAGCGCTTATGGAACTGGGATTTATCGGATTAGGCAAGATGGGGATGAACATGGTCACGCGCCTCCGGCGCGATCAGCACCGTGTGGTCGTCTATGATCGATCCAGTGAACTGATCAAACAGGCGGAAAGTCACGGGTGTATCAGCTCGACGTCTCTGGCTGATCTTGTGAGTAAACTGAGTGCCCCCCGCGCCGTCTGGATCATGGTTCCGTCCGGATCCCCAACCGAAGAAACCGTGGAGGCGGTGGCCGCGTTGCTAAAGCCCGATGACACCATCATCGACGGCGGCAATACACGGTTTCATGACGACGTGCGGCGTGCCGCCGAGTTGAAGAAGCGAGGCATCCACTACGTGGACGCCGGAACGAGCGGAGGTATCTGGGGGCTCACCGTCGGCTACTGCCTCATGGTGGGTGGCGAAGCGGCACCCGTCCAGCGGCTTGCCCCGGTCTTCAAAACCCTCGCCCCGGAGAACGGGTGGGCGCATGTCGGAGGGGTTGGAGCCGGGCACTATGTGAAGATGGTCCACAACGGGATCGAGTACAGTATGATGCAAGGGTATGCGGAAGGGTTTGAGCTGATGTCGAAGAGCGAGTACAAGCTGGACCTGGCAAACATAGCCGACTTGTGGATGCATGGAAGTGTGGTCCGATCCTGGCTCTTGGAGTTGGCTGCGGGCGCGCTGAAACAGGATCCCAAACTGGAACGCCTGAAAGGATATGTCCAAGACTCGGGTGAAGGACGGTGGATGATCGTCGATGCCATCGAGAAAGACGTGCCGGTTCCGACCTTGACGACCGCCCTCTTTACCCGGTTCCGTTCACGGCAAGAAGAATCGTTTACCGAAAAGATGCTGGCCGCCCTTCGCAACGCCTTCGGTGGTCATGCCGTCCGACGATAACTCCCGGCAGCATTGAGGAGGCCTTGATGGCACCGACGAACAGTCAACGGATTGATATCAGCCCTTCCCAGGAACCGCTGCCGCCGGTCGAACCATGTACCTTGGTCATTTTCGGTGGCTCCGGCGACCTCGCTCGTCGGCGCCTGATTCCCGCGGTCTATAACCTCCTCCTCGACGGGT is a genomic window containing:
- the gnd gene encoding decarboxylating 6-phosphogluconate dehydrogenase: MELGFIGLGKMGMNMVTRLRRDQHRVVVYDRSSELIKQAESHGCISSTSLADLVSKLSAPRAVWIMVPSGSPTEETVEAVAALLKPDDTIIDGGNTRFHDDVRRAAELKKRGIHYVDAGTSGGIWGLTVGYCLMVGGEAAPVQRLAPVFKTLAPENGWAHVGGVGAGHYVKMVHNGIEYSMMQGYAEGFELMSKSEYKLDLANIADLWMHGSVVRSWLLELAAGALKQDPKLERLKGYVQDSGEGRWMIVDAIEKDVPVPTLTTALFTRFRSRQEESFTEKMLAALRNAFGGHAVRR